One stretch of Commensalibacter melissae DNA includes these proteins:
- the metH gene encoding methionine synthase — protein sequence MSKQSQLLNQLHEQILLCDGGMGSIIQALDLDINKDFWGKENCTEILNLSRPDLIRDIHKRYFAAGADMVETNSFGGSSITLSEFDLQDQTREINKRAAEIANEAANSFADKKSRYILGSIGPGTRLPSLGNIDYDSLEDAITEQCRGLIEGGVHAFLIETCQDPLQIKAAVNATKIALKEADIFLPIFVQVTIETTGTLLVGSDIAAAATVIEALDVQMMGMNCGTGPREMAEGIKWLSQYWPHLISMQPNAGLPELVNGKTHYPLSPEEMAVWMSRYIKEQKINMIGGCCGTNPNHIAAFDQMLKNEAALGGCFTDRPACIPRSSIWIPSVSSLFTPTPLRQENSLFSIGERCNANGSKKWRDLQDQQDWDGCVTIGREQLKEGSNALDVCMAFVGHDEKKDMKEIIPRLTSSINVPLVIDSTSTEVIETCLKLHGGKPIINSINFEDGEEIAAHRLKLARKFGAAVVALTIDEQGMARTPEDKLRITRRLVDFACNKYGLPHSDLMIDPLTFTIATGVEDDRKLGLWTIQGIKAIHDEFPDIQIVLGLSNISFGLNPAARAVLNSVFLYHAQKMGMTAAIVHVSKIRPMHLLDKDEVKVIEDLIFDRRTDDYDPLKKVLEIFADRKATQVATRAIATTIEEQLHNRIVDGNRKGLEDDLKKAMETYAPLEIINSLLLNGMKTVGELFGSGKMQLPFVLQSAETMKAAVSFLEPFMEKKNNETKGTMILATVKGDVHDIGKNLVDIILSNNGFKVVNLGIKVPVADMIKAAKEHNADAIGMSGLLVKSTVIMKENLEEMAQQGLSIPVLLGGAALTRAYVEEDCAEIYKKNNGMVAYARDAFDGLTLMEQLTHGDLDNYLAAQKIKNKRPKRPEKKEKTIVVPLSMEESSLRRNKMTSHEPPLNPPFWGARKLETSLKAVLPYLNERSLYQLQWGMKKQGKTLEEFLQDAKTNLRPILYKLIQQCEQKKILQPQAVYGYWKAAASAEDLILFDRDGKTELCRFTLPRQPGNQRICITDYIRDYNDPIRDVIGLQIVTVGQKASDTARIWFEENRYQDYLYLHGLSVEITEAMAEYTHQRMRAELGFSSEDDPDMNKLLMQNYRGSRYSFGYPACPNLEDQKYILNLLDAKQIGISLSEEWQLHPEQSTSALVIFHPKAKYFIV from the coding sequence ATGTCCAAACAAAGTCAGCTTTTGAATCAACTTCATGAACAGATTCTTTTATGTGATGGAGGAATGGGATCCATCATTCAAGCACTTGATCTCGATATTAACAAAGATTTTTGGGGAAAGGAAAACTGTACAGAAATCCTTAATTTATCTAGACCCGATTTGATTAGGGATATTCATAAACGCTATTTTGCAGCAGGTGCAGATATGGTGGAAACAAATTCTTTCGGAGGATCTTCCATCACCCTATCCGAATTTGACCTTCAAGACCAAACAAGAGAAATCAACAAACGTGCCGCTGAAATTGCCAATGAAGCCGCAAATTCATTTGCTGATAAAAAAAGTAGATATATCCTTGGATCAATCGGACCCGGGACTAGACTACCCTCCTTGGGAAATATTGATTATGATTCACTTGAAGATGCAATTACAGAGCAATGTAGAGGTTTGATTGAAGGAGGTGTTCACGCTTTTTTAATTGAAACATGCCAAGATCCACTTCAAATCAAGGCTGCTGTAAACGCAACCAAGATAGCATTAAAAGAAGCTGATATTTTTTTACCAATCTTTGTACAAGTAACCATTGAGACAACAGGCACCCTTCTTGTTGGAAGTGATATCGCTGCCGCAGCGACCGTCATTGAAGCGTTGGATGTTCAAATGATGGGAATGAATTGCGGAACAGGTCCTCGGGAAATGGCCGAGGGTATCAAATGGCTTTCTCAATACTGGCCGCATTTAATTTCAATGCAACCTAACGCAGGATTGCCAGAACTCGTCAACGGTAAAACGCACTATCCACTTTCTCCAGAAGAAATGGCCGTTTGGATGTCCCGTTATATAAAAGAACAGAAAATAAATATGATCGGTGGTTGCTGTGGAACTAATCCTAATCATATTGCTGCATTTGATCAGATGCTCAAAAACGAAGCGGCTTTGGGGGGATGCTTCACAGACCGACCAGCCTGTATACCCAGAAGTTCAATATGGATTCCCTCGGTTTCAAGTCTTTTTACCCCCACACCTTTAAGACAGGAAAATAGTCTGTTTTCGATTGGGGAACGCTGTAATGCCAATGGCTCTAAGAAATGGCGTGATTTACAGGATCAACAAGATTGGGATGGATGCGTTACAATCGGTCGTGAACAACTGAAAGAAGGATCAAACGCCCTGGATGTTTGTATGGCTTTTGTAGGTCATGATGAGAAAAAGGATATGAAGGAAATTATTCCTCGCCTCACGTCATCTATCAATGTTCCTCTCGTTATAGATTCTACTAGTACGGAAGTGATTGAAACTTGTCTTAAACTTCATGGTGGAAAACCCATCATTAATTCAATCAATTTTGAAGATGGTGAAGAAATAGCGGCTCATCGTTTAAAACTAGCCCGTAAATTTGGTGCCGCTGTTGTTGCATTAACCATTGATGAACAAGGAATGGCACGAACACCTGAGGACAAATTACGAATCACCCGTCGATTAGTTGATTTTGCCTGTAACAAATATGGCCTGCCTCACTCCGATTTGATGATTGACCCTCTTACCTTTACTATTGCCACCGGAGTAGAAGATGACCGTAAACTGGGTTTGTGGACCATACAAGGGATCAAAGCCATCCACGATGAATTCCCTGACATTCAAATTGTGCTCGGATTATCCAATATATCATTCGGACTTAATCCAGCCGCCAGAGCAGTTTTGAATTCTGTTTTTCTTTATCATGCCCAGAAAATGGGAATGACAGCTGCCATTGTTCATGTTTCTAAAATACGGCCCATGCACCTTTTGGACAAAGATGAAGTTAAAGTCATTGAAGATTTGATTTTTGATCGAAGAACTGATGATTATGACCCACTCAAAAAAGTTTTAGAAATTTTTGCTGATCGTAAAGCCACACAAGTGGCAACTCGCGCTATCGCTACCACCATTGAAGAACAATTGCATAATCGAATTGTAGATGGAAATCGCAAAGGTTTGGAGGATGATTTAAAAAAGGCGATGGAAACCTATGCCCCCCTTGAAATAATCAATTCCCTTTTACTTAATGGCATGAAAACGGTAGGGGAATTATTTGGATCTGGGAAAATGCAGCTTCCTTTTGTCTTGCAATCTGCCGAAACAATGAAAGCAGCCGTATCCTTTCTTGAACCTTTTATGGAAAAGAAAAATAATGAAACCAAGGGTACGATGATCTTGGCAACGGTGAAAGGGGATGTACATGATATTGGCAAAAATCTTGTCGATATAATTTTAAGCAACAACGGTTTCAAGGTTGTCAATCTAGGCATTAAAGTACCTGTAGCAGACATGATTAAGGCAGCAAAGGAACATAATGCTGACGCGATCGGCATGTCTGGATTATTGGTCAAATCAACTGTTATCATGAAAGAAAACCTTGAAGAAATGGCGCAACAAGGCCTCAGCATACCTGTCCTACTCGGAGGAGCAGCTTTAACACGTGCCTACGTTGAAGAAGATTGTGCGGAAATCTATAAAAAAAATAACGGGATGGTTGCCTATGCCAGGGATGCCTTTGATGGTTTGACACTTATGGAACAATTAACCCATGGTGATTTAGATAATTATCTTGCTGCCCAAAAAATCAAAAATAAAAGACCCAAACGTCCCGAAAAAAAGGAAAAAACCATTGTAGTTCCCCTTTCCATGGAAGAATCATCCTTGCGAAGAAATAAAATGACTTCTCACGAACCTCCCCTCAATCCACCATTTTGGGGTGCGCGAAAGTTGGAAACCAGTTTAAAAGCTGTTTTACCCTACCTAAACGAACGTTCTTTATATCAATTGCAGTGGGGAATGAAAAAGCAGGGAAAAACGCTGGAAGAATTCCTGCAAGATGCGAAAACAAATTTACGACCAATCCTATATAAATTGATCCAACAATGTGAACAGAAAAAAATCCTTCAACCACAAGCCGTTTATGGTTACTGGAAAGCCGCTGCGAGCGCTGAGGACCTAATCCTCTTCGATAGGGATGGGAAAACCGAATTGTGCCGATTTACCCTTCCAAGACAGCCTGGCAATCAACGCATTTGCATCACTGACTATATCCGGGATTATAATGATCCCATTCGTGACGTAATTGGCTTGCAAATTGTCACTGTAGGTCAAAAAGCTTCAGACACAGCCAGAATCTGGTTTGAAGAAAACCGTTACCAGGATTATTTATATTTGCATGGTTTATCTGTTGAAATAACCGAGGCAATGGCTGAGTATACGCATCAACGAATGAGGGCAGAGCTAGGTTTCAGTAGTGAAGATGATCCTGATATGAACAAGCTGTTGATGCAAAATTACCGCGGGTCCAGATATTCGTTTGGCTATCCCGCTTGCCCTAATCTTGAGGATCAAAAATATATATTGAATCTTCTTGACGCAAAGCAGATTGGAATCTCCCTATCTGAAGAATGGCAATTGCATCCAGAGCAGTCAACGTCAGCTTTGGTAATTTTTCATCCTAAAGCAAAATATTTTATTGTATAA
- a CDS encoding peptidase domain-containing ABC transporter → MDQPDKGSIQLGAGQSNNQGKTQKLSPMMIRLRATMAAAKYHGVDLDIRDFAAEPGEDSPSPATLARWLNSQGLIAKGMRLKWRYLIRLYNSPPIVLMFKDGSAGLMVGVNPEKRIVFLRDPLKGEGEPPIPVEEIRLRQAWTGDILLVKRNKNLSESEDKIDFKWLFKMVLRERASLRDISISSMIISILQIFPAFIVMQVVNRVVAFQSMATLISISGLLIVLSFYEILISYARREITNVMATRLDARISIHTYNRLLSLPLEFFERQQAGRLIGKVSQIYQVRDFITGRLMTTFLDMFTLIVILPFLFYISVILAWLTVVAAGLIGLIVVIFIKPLTYYYSNRIEAEMTRGSAMYETVAGIRTVKTLALEPSRRRDWDNIVAEVCKWRLSTTRMQNWPETLVMPLDFFINRGIILIGAFICITNPTAGVDAGAIVAFMMLGGRVAAPLVGLAKLMTVITEVETSLVQAGEILNNPTETKALTTGLRPKIIGALSFENINFTYPGGSSRALKDLSFSIPAGTMLGLVGRSGSGKSTITRLLQGVSRNYEGFLRLDGVDLREINLTHLRRSFGVVLQDNFLFRGTIRDNITAGRPGLTMEKVIWAARMAGAEEFIERMPAGYDTFIEEGSTNISGGQRQRLAIARAVILDPKLMILDEATSALDPESEALVNANLERIAKGRTMVIVSHRLSSLVNCDQILVMDQGEMQAIGTHEQLLETCEIYRTLWLQQNRHVDERKHSKKNEAQKPVITEGT, encoded by the coding sequence GTGGATCAACCAGATAAGGGCTCCATACAGTTAGGAGCAGGGCAAAGCAATAATCAAGGGAAAACGCAGAAGCTTTCCCCAATGATGATTCGTTTACGGGCAACAATGGCAGCTGCAAAATATCATGGGGTTGATCTAGATATACGTGATTTTGCAGCTGAGCCTGGTGAAGACTCACCGTCCCCGGCAACTTTGGCACGCTGGCTGAATAGTCAGGGATTGATTGCTAAAGGGATGCGTTTGAAATGGCGATATTTGATACGCTTGTATAATTCACCTCCCATTGTACTAATGTTTAAGGATGGTTCTGCAGGGTTGATGGTGGGTGTCAATCCTGAAAAAAGAATTGTTTTTTTAAGAGATCCGTTGAAGGGGGAAGGTGAACCCCCTATCCCTGTTGAAGAAATTCGCTTAAGGCAGGCCTGGACGGGTGATATTCTTCTTGTAAAGCGAAATAAAAATCTTTCTGAAAGTGAAGATAAGATTGATTTTAAATGGCTTTTCAAAATGGTATTGCGTGAACGTGCCTCTTTGCGTGATATTTCAATAAGTTCAATGATAATAAGTATTTTGCAAATTTTTCCTGCTTTTATAGTGATGCAGGTAGTAAATCGTGTGGTTGCTTTTCAATCAATGGCGACACTGATATCGATTAGTGGGTTGTTGATTGTCTTAAGTTTTTATGAGATCTTAATTAGTTATGCCAGACGAGAGATTACCAACGTTATGGCAACACGTTTGGATGCTCGTATATCTATTCATACCTATAATCGTTTACTTTCTTTGCCATTGGAATTTTTTGAACGGCAACAGGCAGGTCGTTTAATCGGGAAGGTTTCTCAGATATATCAGGTGCGAGATTTTATCACGGGCCGATTAATGACAACTTTTCTGGATATGTTTACGTTAATTGTTATTTTACCTTTCTTATTTTATATTAGCGTTATTTTAGCATGGCTGACGGTTGTTGCAGCAGGTTTGATCGGTTTAATTGTGGTTATTTTTATTAAACCATTAACATATTATTATAGTAATCGTATTGAAGCGGAAATGACGCGTGGATCTGCAATGTATGAAACCGTTGCAGGTATACGAACTGTTAAAACTTTAGCTTTGGAACCTTCCCGTCGTCGTGATTGGGATAATATTGTTGCTGAAGTTTGTAAATGGCGGTTATCAACAACGCGTATGCAAAATTGGCCTGAAACATTGGTTATGCCGTTGGATTTCTTTATTAATCGAGGGATTATTTTAATTGGTGCCTTTATTTGTATAACCAATCCAACAGCGGGAGTTGATGCTGGTGCAATTGTCGCTTTTATGATGCTGGGAGGGCGTGTTGCGGCTCCTCTCGTTGGATTGGCTAAATTAATGACTGTAATAACAGAAGTAGAAACCTCATTAGTTCAAGCGGGAGAAATTTTAAATAATCCAACGGAAACAAAAGCGTTGACTACAGGATTGAGACCAAAGATTATTGGTGCACTATCCTTTGAAAATATTAATTTTACATATCCTGGAGGAAGTAGTCGGGCGTTAAAAGATTTAAGTTTTTCAATCCCAGCAGGTACTATGTTGGGTTTGGTGGGACGTAGTGGATCCGGTAAATCCACTATAACACGTCTTTTGCAGGGCGTAAGCCGAAATTATGAAGGTTTTTTAAGGCTGGATGGTGTAGATTTGCGTGAAATTAATCTTACCCATTTAAGGCGCTCTTTTGGTGTTGTTTTACAGGATAATTTTTTGTTTCGTGGAACAATTAGGGATAATATTACCGCTGGACGTCCAGGATTGACAATGGAAAAGGTTATCTGGGCAGCACGAATGGCTGGCGCTGAAGAATTTATAGAGCGTATGCCCGCTGGATATGACACTTTTATCGAAGAGGGCTCAACGAACATTTCAGGAGGACAAAGGCAACGTCTTGCAATTGCAAGAGCTGTTATTCTAGACCCAAAACTAATGATTTTAGATGAGGCAACATCCGCTCTTGATCCTGAAAGTGAAGCATTGGTTAATGCCAATTTGGAGCGAATTGCCAAGGGAAGAACGATGGTTATTGTTTCACATCGATTATCATCATTAGTGAATTGTGATCAAATACTGGTTATGGATCAGGGTGAAATGCAGGCAATTGGAACACATGAACAATTATTAGAAACCTGTGAAATTTATCGTACTTTATGGTTGCAGCAAAATCGACATGTTGATGAAAGAAAGCATTCAAAAAAAAATGAAGCCCAGAAACCTGTAATTACGGAAGGAACATAA
- a CDS encoding HlyD family type I secretion periplasmic adaptor subunit, whose protein sequence is MVDDNHKNQLPGNVNSENNNEKSNISNELTDTTEKKIKKTSEKKDVSLNDEQSSIPEGYLPAADNTAESQADMPIALLEFTSPTAAIINMPPTASAQYITWVIGALALFSIIALCVFPLDKVVSAQGRLVSVDPPLLIQPMEESIIKSIDVKEGDFVTKGQVLAHLDPTIQQADIDNLRLQVESGQAEFDRLQAEASNKNYTVDPSNPYSVEQGNSFIKRKLEYDAKVDGFNQKINEQSFQLKNFLATTAVLKGRLQVASDIHLMRKKLQEQQVGSRLSTLGSQDTLMDVEDKLITAQQSANATQKKIASLLADKQAYIESWKGEVYKNLTLIQRQLAKDKGEYEKAKLRRKKVLMRAEQDAIVLSISKGSVGSILNSGMPFMTLVPVGTGLEVEAAVQDADVGYMKLGDKAIIKFDTFPYTQYGGAEAVVTNVSADVFQPGDTGQDMSNRRGAAPLQFREKPFYRVRLKINKYTLHSIPNFFHPTPGLTVTADVHVGKRTAAQYLMNGIVPKLTEGMRDPQ, encoded by the coding sequence ATGGTGGATGATAATCATAAAAATCAATTGCCAGGAAATGTGAATTCTGAAAATAACAATGAAAAATCTAATATTTCTAATGAATTGACAGATACTACTGAAAAAAAAATAAAAAAAACTTCAGAAAAAAAAGATGTTTCATTGAATGATGAACAGTCAAGTATACCAGAAGGATATTTGCCTGCAGCAGATAACACGGCAGAATCTCAAGCTGATATGCCGATAGCTTTACTAGAGTTTACTTCACCTACTGCAGCTATTATCAATATGCCGCCAACAGCTTCTGCCCAGTATATTACTTGGGTTATTGGAGCTTTGGCGCTTTTTTCCATTATCGCGTTATGTGTATTTCCACTTGACAAAGTAGTTTCAGCTCAAGGTCGACTGGTTTCAGTGGATCCACCTTTGTTAATTCAACCAATGGAAGAGAGCATTATTAAATCAATTGATGTTAAAGAGGGGGATTTTGTAACGAAAGGACAGGTTTTGGCTCATTTGGATCCGACAATTCAACAGGCCGATATTGATAATCTACGTTTACAAGTTGAAAGTGGACAGGCTGAGTTTGATCGATTGCAGGCCGAAGCTTCTAATAAAAATTATACAGTGGACCCATCAAATCCTTATTCGGTAGAACAGGGGAATAGTTTTATAAAAAGAAAACTTGAGTATGATGCGAAAGTTGATGGTTTCAACCAGAAAATCAACGAACAATCGTTTCAACTTAAAAACTTTCTTGCAACTACTGCTGTATTGAAAGGGAGATTGCAAGTTGCATCTGATATTCATTTGATGCGGAAAAAATTGCAGGAACAACAAGTGGGAAGTCGCTTATCAACTTTAGGTTCGCAAGATACTTTAATGGATGTTGAGGATAAATTAATAACGGCACAACAATCAGCGAATGCTACGCAAAAGAAAATAGCATCTTTATTAGCTGATAAACAGGCTTACATTGAAAGTTGGAAGGGTGAAGTTTATAAGAATCTAACTTTAATTCAAAGGCAATTGGCAAAAGATAAGGGAGAGTATGAAAAGGCGAAACTTCGTCGTAAAAAAGTCTTGATGAGGGCCGAACAGGATGCAATTGTACTATCAATTTCAAAAGGTTCTGTTGGTTCTATACTAAATTCTGGAATGCCGTTTATGACTCTAGTACCTGTTGGTACAGGTTTGGAAGTTGAAGCTGCTGTACAAGATGCGGATGTTGGATATATGAAGTTGGGTGATAAAGCGATTATAAAATTTGATACTTTTCCCTATACACAATATGGTGGAGCGGAAGCAGTTGTAACAAATGTTAGTGCCGATGTCTTTCAGCCTGGTGATACAGGTCAGGATATGAGTAATCGTCGGGGTGCAGCACCTTTACAATTTCGAGAAAAACCTTTTTATCGTGTAAGATTGAAAATCAATAAATACACTTTGCACAGTATACCGAATTTTTTTCATCCAACCCCTGGACTTACTGTTACAGCTGATGTTCATGTTGGTAAAAGGACAGCGGCTCAGTATTTAATGAATGGTATTGTACCTAAGTTAACAGAAGGGATGCGTGATCCACAGTAA
- a CDS encoding SEL1-like repeat protein: MRVFFNPLNKVKKKKIQKFLNKGKKHYERKEYVSAYNCFSQGASLKSPEAQYYLALCYLNGHGVAFSLQEASLWFESAASAGYNDAEYMLALLYMRGLPELNAVTGHDIFTLKQAKVSDDLKTDYEKARYWAQKVAENGSADGQALYAYLLSEITSEQNQFDEIIKWYDKSISQGSPQGYMGKGLFLLKISKTQDDFSKAAALLQVAAENGLGTAIYTLAIMYETGKGVEINHEYAVQLYKQAAELGIRQAQALYGIALRKGNGVERNFIEAETWLRRAAVGGDVEAASVLADMLASGNKDIPPNYTEAIKWYQFAFLEKQHVGAAFALGYLYFNGLGVVKAVDKAIDLYKFAADRGYLPALDILAEIALTNSQYISVEEVVDNYLRPQAEKGNKKIMLKLAMALTNNKNSEVDLNKEKEAKKWLQICCDEDAEAQYWYGRMLLQGIAGEKNLKEACKWIKSSAEHGIVKAQLLWASLLSEGKTEDGKIHIQEALEFFKKAAEKGDASGMFSLGAIYGGGNHLRENRQEAQKWFEKAAELGHSKAQLMLGRYLYDGLAGNKDIAKARYWFEKAKDNGEKEAGLVLNVLNEEINQQDLKPVKNKQVEVAPGLFIFQDT, encoded by the coding sequence ATGCGTGTTTTTTTTAATCCCTTGAATAAAGTCAAAAAAAAGAAAATTCAAAAATTTTTGAATAAGGGGAAAAAACATTATGAAAGAAAAGAATATGTTTCAGCATATAATTGTTTTTCACAGGGCGCATCTTTAAAATCCCCTGAAGCTCAATATTACCTGGCTTTATGTTATTTAAATGGACATGGAGTTGCTTTTAGTCTGCAAGAAGCATCTTTATGGTTTGAAAGTGCAGCATCAGCTGGCTATAATGACGCTGAATATATGCTTGCATTATTATATATGCGTGGACTTCCCGAACTTAATGCAGTAACTGGACATGATATATTTACCCTAAAACAGGCTAAAGTTTCCGATGACTTAAAAACCGATTATGAAAAAGCTCGTTATTGGGCTCAAAAAGTAGCTGAAAATGGGTCTGCTGATGGTCAGGCCCTCTATGCTTATCTCTTATCAGAAATCACATCTGAACAAAATCAATTTGATGAAATAATAAAATGGTATGATAAGTCAATTTCCCAAGGTTCACCGCAAGGTTATATGGGGAAAGGGTTGTTTTTATTAAAAATTAGCAAAACCCAGGATGATTTTTCCAAAGCGGCTGCATTATTGCAAGTTGCAGCTGAAAATGGACTTGGTACGGCGATTTATACCTTGGCTATTATGTATGAAACTGGAAAAGGGGTTGAAATTAATCATGAATATGCTGTTCAGTTGTATAAACAGGCTGCGGAATTGGGTATCCGACAGGCTCAAGCATTATATGGCATTGCCTTACGAAAAGGAAACGGGGTTGAGCGGAATTTCATTGAAGCTGAAACTTGGTTAAGACGTGCTGCCGTAGGTGGGGATGTAGAGGCTGCTTCGGTATTGGCCGATATGTTGGCATCAGGTAATAAGGATATACCACCTAATTATACTGAAGCTATAAAATGGTATCAGTTTGCGTTTTTAGAAAAACAGCATGTTGGTGCCGCTTTTGCCTTGGGATATTTATATTTTAATGGTTTAGGAGTTGTTAAGGCTGTAGATAAGGCAATTGATCTTTATAAATTTGCTGCGGATAGAGGATATTTGCCAGCGTTAGATATTCTTGCCGAAATCGCTCTTACAAATTCTCAATATATTTCTGTAGAAGAAGTCGTCGATAATTATTTGCGTCCCCAAGCGGAAAAAGGCAACAAGAAAATTATGTTAAAATTAGCGATGGCATTGACAAACAATAAAAATTCTGAAGTTGATTTAAACAAAGAAAAAGAAGCAAAAAAGTGGTTGCAAATCTGTTGTGATGAAGATGCAGAAGCTCAATATTGGTATGGGCGCATGTTGTTGCAGGGAATTGCTGGGGAAAAAAATCTTAAAGAAGCTTGTAAATGGATCAAGTCTTCAGCGGAGCATGGGATAGTCAAAGCGCAATTATTATGGGCTTCCCTTTTGTCGGAAGGGAAAACGGAAGATGGAAAAATTCATATTCAGGAAGCTTTAGAATTTTTTAAAAAGGCTGCTGAAAAAGGTGATGCATCGGGCATGTTTTCATTGGGTGCAATTTATGGGGGTGGAAATCATTTAAGAGAAAATAGGCAGGAAGCTCAAAAATGGTTTGAAAAAGCTGCTGAATTGGGTCATTCAAAAGCTCAGCTGATGTTGGGACGTTATTTATATGACGGTTTAGCGGGAAATAAAGATATAGCTAAAGCGCGTTATTGGTTTGAAAAAGCAAAAGATAATGGGGAAAAAGAAGCAGGGTTGGTATTGAATGTACTAAATGAGGAAATAAATCAGCAAGATTTGAAACCTGTTAAAAATAAACAAGTGGAAGTGGCTCCTGGTTTGTTTATATTTCAAGACACATAG